One window from the genome of Bacillus tianshenii encodes:
- a CDS encoding carbamoyl phosphate synthase small subunit, whose protein sequence is MEGYLVLESGEAFQGTWEGKAPEKAIDGEVVFFTGMTGYQEVLTDPSFKGQIVVFTYPLIGNYGINEHDFESIEPQVTGVILSECSQQGYHYESKVTFSEYLQKWNIPVLSGVDTRAVVKRIREQGVMGGALAQEVQQADLGSYKGIEEQNLIQKVSVKSAQTFGDGENHVVLMDFGYKKSIVDSLVSAGCRVTVVPYNTTFEQVKALEPNGVMLSNGPGDPKQMNFHVKEIKKMAEYYPTLAICLGHQLLSLAFGGETTKLKFGHRGANQPVIDLENKTVFMTSQNHTFVVDADSLKNTEFTVRYRNVNDGSVEGMKHSKYPITSVQFHPEAHPGPADSANLFNEFVTSMKSVRREKVYA, encoded by the coding sequence ATGGAGGGTTATCTTGTATTAGAAAGTGGTGAAGCCTTTCAAGGAACATGGGAAGGAAAGGCACCAGAGAAAGCGATTGATGGAGAGGTTGTCTTTTTTACAGGAATGACAGGCTATCAAGAGGTGTTAACTGATCCATCCTTTAAAGGACAAATCGTCGTTTTCACATACCCATTAATCGGAAATTACGGCATTAACGAACATGATTTTGAAAGCATTGAACCGCAGGTAACAGGAGTGATCTTGAGCGAATGCAGCCAGCAAGGCTATCATTACGAATCAAAAGTCACATTCAGCGAGTACTTACAGAAATGGAATATTCCTGTACTAAGCGGTGTTGACACACGAGCGGTTGTGAAAAGAATTCGCGAACAAGGTGTAATGGGCGGAGCGCTCGCTCAAGAAGTGCAACAAGCGGATTTAGGCTCATACAAAGGGATTGAAGAACAAAACTTAATCCAAAAAGTGTCTGTAAAAAGTGCGCAAACCTTTGGTGATGGCGAAAATCATGTTGTGTTAATGGATTTCGGTTACAAGAAATCGATTGTTGATTCCCTCGTTTCAGCTGGATGCCGTGTCACAGTTGTTCCATACAATACAACATTCGAGCAAGTAAAGGCCTTAGAACCAAATGGTGTGATGCTTTCAAACGGACCTGGAGACCCGAAACAAATGAACTTTCACGTGAAAGAAATTAAAAAAATGGCTGAATATTATCCAACCTTGGCCATTTGCCTTGGTCATCAGCTTCTCTCTCTTGCTTTTGGTGGAGAGACAACAAAGCTGAAGTTTGGTCATCGCGGTGCAAATCAGCCAGTTATCGATCTTGAAAATAAGACGGTGTTTATGACATCGCAAAATCATACATTTGTTGTTGATGCAGACAGCTTAAAGAACACAGAGTTTACGGTACGTTATCGAAATGTAAATGACGGTTCGGTGGAAGGGATGAAGCATAGTAAATATCCAATAACAAGCGTTCAATTCCATCCTGAAGCACACCCAGGACCAGCAGACAGTGCAAATCTTTTCAATGAATTTGTCACAAGTATGAAAAGCGTAAGGAGAGAAAAAGTCTATGCCTAA
- the argB gene encoding acetylglutamate kinase, whose amino-acid sequence MKETVVIKCGGSTMAELSDSFFQSIAELKASGKQVVIVHGGGPEIKKALDQLQVESTFVNGYRKTTADVLDAVIMVLGGKVNKQLVSNLQNAGLEGFGCCGVDGSLLQVKPKDVEALGFVGEIVNVNTELLDKMVGMDIIPVIAPLGIDENGQIYNINADSAAGAVAKALNAKQLLFVTDVDGILKDEQLLESLTAKQVQDLIEEGTIYGGMIPKVEAAIHSLTGTLEEVMIINGKGANVVQNGKIIGTKITRAVEVV is encoded by the coding sequence ATGAAAGAAACGGTTGTCATTAAGTGCGGCGGCAGTACAATGGCGGAATTAAGTGATTCATTTTTTCAAAGTATTGCAGAATTGAAGGCATCCGGCAAGCAAGTCGTCATTGTTCATGGCGGAGGACCTGAGATTAAAAAAGCGTTGGATCAACTTCAAGTAGAATCAACATTTGTAAATGGATATCGTAAAACAACGGCTGACGTGTTAGATGCCGTCATTATGGTCCTAGGTGGCAAAGTGAACAAGCAGCTCGTCAGTAACCTCCAAAACGCAGGGCTTGAAGGCTTCGGGTGTTGTGGGGTGGATGGTTCACTTTTGCAAGTAAAGCCGAAAGATGTGGAAGCCCTCGGGTTTGTCGGTGAGATTGTAAATGTAAACACAGAGTTGCTGGATAAAATGGTTGGAATGGATATCATCCCAGTTATCGCACCGCTTGGCATTGATGAGAACGGGCAAATTTATAACATTAATGCAGATTCGGCAGCAGGGGCAGTCGCAAAGGCATTAAATGCAAAGCAATTATTATTTGTAACAGATGTAGACGGTATTCTGAAAGATGAGCAACTATTGGAATCGTTAACTGCAAAGCAGGTACAAGACCTGATTGAAGAAGGCACAATCTATGGCGGAATGATTCCAAAGGTCGAAGCGGCCATTCACTCGCTGACAGGTACGTTAGAAGAGGTCATGATCATTAACGGAAAAGGTGCAAATGTCGTTCAAAATGGAAAGATTATTGGCACGAAAATAACGCGAGCGGTGGAGGTTGTATAG
- the argC gene encoding N-acetyl-gamma-glutamyl-phosphate reductase, with translation MKAAIIGATGYGGADLIRILHNHPEVEVVSVHSSSQAGDEYIHSYVHMQDVINFQLEDIDAEKIAEKADLVFMATPSGISSTLTPRMIEAGLKVIDLSGDLRIKNLEDYKQWYKKTPAPQEVVDKAVYGLPEWYKEEVSQADVVANPGCYPTAVLLGLAPLIQQNKINPKSLVIDAKSAVSGAGRSPSPIAHFPEMNDNFRIYKVNQHQHIPEIEQMLSNWHGEQTPISFSTHLVPMTRGIMATMYAEANDRTSAEQLHELYLSTYENAPFVRVRPLGMFPSTKEVYSSNYCDIGITYDERTNRVMVVSVIDNLMKGAAGQAVQNLNIMMGIDEKTGLDFLPVYP, from the coding sequence ATGAAAGCTGCAATAATAGGAGCAACTGGGTACGGGGGAGCGGATTTAATTCGAATATTGCATAACCATCCTGAAGTAGAGGTAGTGTCTGTTCATTCTTCGTCACAAGCAGGTGATGAATATATACACAGCTATGTGCATATGCAAGATGTCATAAACTTTCAATTAGAAGATATCGATGCGGAGAAGATTGCAGAAAAGGCAGACCTCGTGTTCATGGCAACACCATCAGGGATTTCGAGTACATTAACACCGAGAATGATTGAAGCTGGGTTAAAGGTTATCGATCTATCAGGTGATTTGCGCATTAAAAATTTGGAAGATTATAAACAGTGGTACAAAAAAACACCAGCACCACAAGAGGTTGTCGATAAAGCAGTGTATGGGCTGCCGGAATGGTACAAAGAGGAAGTATCACAGGCTGATGTAGTTGCAAATCCTGGATGTTATCCGACTGCTGTTTTGTTAGGTCTTGCACCTCTTATTCAGCAAAATAAGATTAATCCTAAATCATTAGTAATTGATGCGAAATCAGCTGTTTCTGGGGCGGGACGTTCGCCATCACCGATTGCACATTTTCCAGAAATGAATGATAATTTCCGTATTTATAAGGTGAATCAACATCAGCATATTCCAGAAATTGAACAAATGCTTTCAAATTGGCATGGGGAACAGACGCCAATTTCTTTTTCTACACACTTAGTTCCGATGACGCGGGGGATTATGGCAACAATGTATGCCGAAGCAAACGACCGTACAAGTGCAGAACAATTGCATGAGTTATATCTATCAACTTATGAAAATGCACCTTTTGTTCGTGTACGGCCGCTTGGGATGTTCCCGAGTACTAAGGAAGTATACAGCTCTAACTATTGTGATATCGGTATTACTTATGATGAACGGACAAACCGGGTTATGGTTGTTTCAGTTATAGATAATTTAATGAAGGGTGCAGCAGGTCAGGCGGTTCAGAACTTAAATATAATGATGGGAATCGACGAGAAGACAGGGCTTGATTTTCTGCCTGTTTATCCATAA
- a CDS encoding YwiC-like family protein: MIIPKQHGAWVMLVVPFLAGMFISNVSWLHIPLFIGWFFIYLGTYCFLEALKRSKKKRYIMWGIRYYSIVLASLAVVIVSHLELLWLGVAVVPLFLINIYYAKQKNERAFLNDLSAIIIFSLGGSASYLVGGGGYNSEMLLMNVSMVLFFTGSVFFVKTFVREKKNPRFKQVSYSYHIGVLVCTSFLTPLFLIAYLPSAIRSAVFSKKSLTPKQLGIIEFVNVSYFLLFIIYIF, from the coding sequence ATGATTATCCCTAAACAACATGGAGCTTGGGTAATGCTGGTCGTTCCATTTTTAGCAGGTATGTTCATTTCGAACGTTTCGTGGCTTCATATTCCTTTATTTATAGGCTGGTTTTTTATTTACCTTGGGACTTATTGCTTTCTTGAAGCTTTGAAAAGAAGTAAAAAGAAGAGATATATAATGTGGGGAATAAGATATTACAGTATTGTCTTAGCTAGTCTTGCAGTTGTCATTGTTTCACACCTCGAACTATTATGGCTTGGGGTTGCAGTTGTGCCGCTTTTTCTCATTAACATTTATTACGCAAAACAGAAAAATGAACGAGCTTTCTTAAATGATTTGTCAGCCATCATCATCTTTTCTCTTGGAGGAAGTGCTTCTTATCTTGTAGGTGGTGGGGGCTATAACAGTGAAATGCTTCTTATGAATGTAAGTATGGTGCTCTTTTTCACAGGGAGTGTGTTTTTTGTTAAAACATTTGTAAGAGAGAAGAAGAATCCGCGCTTCAAGCAAGTATCTTACAGTTATCATATAGGTGTATTAGTCTGTACAAGCTTTTTGACCCCGCTATTTTTAATTGCATATCTTCCGAGTGCAATTCGTTCAGCTGTATTTTCTAAGAAATCATTAACTCCAAAGCAGTTAGGTATCATCGAGTTTGTAAATGTTTCATACTTCCTTCTATTTATCATATATATTTTTTGA
- a CDS encoding carbamoyl phosphate synthase large subunit encodes MPKSSNIQSVLVIGSGPIVIGQAAEFDYAGTQACLSLKEEGCRVILVNNNPATIMTDEAHADAVYFEPLTVESIEKIIAKEKPDGLLATLGGQTGLNLAFALHEQGILEKYNLELLGTPIDSIKRGEDRELFRALMHELGEPVPDSQIIENMNDAIDFSEKIGFPIIVRPAYTMGGSGGGIAESLEQFKELVRSGLDASPITQCLIEKSIAGFKEVEYEVMRDANDTCITVCNMENIDPVGIHTGDSIVVAPSQTLTDVEYQMLRSASIKIIRALGIIGGCNIQFALDPESKQYYLIEVNPRVSRSSALASKATGYPIARIAAKLSLGYTLDEVLNPVTGHTYASFEPALDYVVVKFPCWPFDKFPKAERKLGTQMKATGEVMAIDRNLESALQKAVRSLELGTIGLKLPSISKATEEKLWQSTLKADDVRFFAILELMRRGVSVQEIEVQTKINEFFLAAFKRLIDLENEVMDTCFEDVSTPFLTTLKKYGFGDENLAQMWKVDEKEVREKRKQYGIMPSYKMVDTCAAEFEAHTPYYYSSWSGECEANVTDKPKVLIIGSGPIRIGQGIEFDYSSVHSVLALQEEGYETIMVNNNPETVSTDYEMADRLYFEPLALEDVLNVIEKENVDKVIVQFGGQTAIGLVEGLEKFGINILGTSEDVIDQLEDRERFYQFLKAVDVPHIPGQTAFNKEDLQKKAEAIGYPILLRPSYVIGGRGMVVLQTEKELAEWTAMQAAEAYPILLDAFYPGKEAEVDVLTDGNEILIPAIIEHVEKAGVHSGDSTALLPAQSLTNEEKQAIVEYTKRIAMGLDFKGMMNIQFVLYQGSVYVLEVNPRASRTVPILSKVTGVNLVQLGTQLLIGKAMKEITNTTGLLPEQPFITVKYPVFSTVKLAGLDPMLGPEMKSTGEGIAIADTVEAAFYKAFNWNEQKQGKQKNQLFVDLEGAEDMLPSIKQAVEQYNLDLVTKDFEQWVQSEHALALVSFSKEKTAEQIEKRQAAVKYRHHVFTEWETLEAFFLAQQKQDFTVNAIQEWLTSNNSRKVVVTK; translated from the coding sequence ATGCCTAAATCCAGTAATATTCAATCCGTACTTGTGATCGGCTCAGGCCCGATCGTTATCGGTCAAGCGGCTGAGTTCGACTATGCGGGAACACAAGCTTGTTTATCACTAAAAGAAGAAGGATGCCGCGTCATTCTTGTTAACAATAATCCGGCAACAATTATGACAGATGAAGCACATGCAGACGCGGTTTACTTTGAACCGTTAACAGTCGAAAGCATTGAAAAAATTATTGCCAAGGAAAAGCCTGATGGCCTGCTTGCTACACTAGGCGGTCAGACTGGGCTGAACCTAGCATTTGCACTCCATGAGCAAGGTATTTTAGAGAAATATAATCTTGAATTACTAGGTACGCCAATTGATTCCATTAAGCGTGGGGAGGATCGTGAATTATTCCGCGCACTTATGCATGAGTTAGGAGAGCCTGTTCCTGATAGTCAAATCATTGAAAATATGAATGATGCAATCGATTTTTCAGAGAAAATTGGTTTTCCAATTATTGTGCGTCCAGCATATACAATGGGCGGATCAGGTGGAGGTATTGCAGAAAGTTTAGAACAATTCAAGGAGTTAGTCCGTAGCGGTTTAGATGCAAGTCCTATCACACAATGTCTTATTGAAAAGAGTATCGCAGGGTTTAAAGAAGTGGAATATGAAGTGATGCGTGATGCCAACGATACATGTATTACTGTATGTAATATGGAAAATATTGACCCAGTAGGGATTCATACAGGTGATTCAATCGTTGTAGCACCATCCCAGACATTAACCGATGTCGAGTATCAAATGCTTCGTTCTGCTTCAATTAAGATTATCCGTGCACTCGGAATTATCGGGGGCTGTAACATTCAGTTTGCCCTTGATCCTGAAAGCAAGCAGTACTATTTAATTGAAGTAAACCCACGTGTAAGCCGTTCATCTGCACTGGCATCAAAAGCAACAGGTTATCCAATTGCACGTATTGCAGCAAAATTAAGTCTTGGTTATACACTTGATGAGGTACTGAATCCTGTTACAGGTCACACATATGCGAGCTTTGAACCTGCTCTTGACTATGTTGTTGTGAAATTCCCATGCTGGCCGTTTGATAAGTTTCCAAAGGCAGAACGTAAGCTTGGAACGCAAATGAAGGCAACAGGTGAAGTAATGGCGATTGACCGCAACCTAGAAAGTGCCTTGCAGAAAGCTGTTCGTTCTCTTGAGCTAGGAACCATTGGGTTGAAGCTACCATCAATTTCAAAGGCAACAGAAGAGAAGTTATGGCAAAGCACGTTGAAAGCGGATGATGTTCGCTTTTTCGCAATTTTAGAGCTGATGCGTCGCGGTGTTTCTGTACAGGAGATTGAGGTACAAACGAAAATAAATGAATTTTTCCTTGCAGCTTTCAAGCGTCTTATCGATTTAGAGAATGAAGTAATGGATACATGTTTTGAAGATGTCTCAACACCATTTTTAACAACTTTAAAGAAATACGGCTTTGGTGATGAGAACCTTGCTCAAATGTGGAAGGTTGATGAGAAGGAAGTACGTGAGAAGCGTAAGCAATATGGAATCATGCCAAGCTATAAAATGGTTGATACATGTGCCGCGGAATTTGAGGCCCACACGCCTTATTACTATTCAAGCTGGAGCGGTGAGTGTGAAGCAAATGTAACCGATAAACCAAAAGTTCTTATTATCGGGTCAGGTCCAATTCGTATCGGCCAGGGGATTGAATTTGATTATAGTTCTGTTCATAGCGTACTCGCCTTACAGGAAGAAGGCTATGAAACAATTATGGTTAACAATAACCCTGAAACAGTTAGTACTGATTACGAGATGGCAGACCGTCTTTATTTCGAGCCACTAGCCCTTGAAGATGTGTTAAATGTCATTGAGAAAGAAAATGTTGATAAGGTTATTGTCCAATTTGGAGGACAAACAGCAATTGGATTAGTTGAAGGTCTTGAGAAGTTTGGAATCAATATTCTTGGCACAAGTGAAGATGTGATTGACCAGCTTGAAGACCGTGAACGCTTTTATCAATTTTTAAAAGCAGTGGATGTGCCGCATATCCCGGGACAAACGGCTTTTAATAAGGAAGATTTGCAGAAGAAGGCAGAAGCAATTGGCTATCCAATTTTACTTCGTCCGTCATACGTCATTGGTGGAAGAGGAATGGTCGTCCTACAAACAGAGAAGGAATTAGCGGAATGGACTGCAATGCAGGCAGCAGAAGCATATCCGATCTTACTAGATGCTTTCTACCCGGGGAAAGAGGCGGAAGTTGATGTGCTGACTGATGGAAACGAAATATTAATTCCAGCTATTATTGAGCACGTTGAAAAAGCAGGTGTCCATTCAGGTGATAGCACAGCATTACTTCCAGCTCAGTCGCTTACAAATGAGGAAAAACAAGCAATTGTAGAATATACGAAACGAATTGCAATGGGTCTTGATTTCAAAGGTATGATGAACATTCAATTTGTGCTATATCAAGGCAGTGTCTACGTGTTGGAAGTGAATCCACGTGCAAGCCGTACGGTACCAATCTTAAGCAAAGTGACTGGTGTGAATCTTGTTCAGCTTGGTACACAGCTACTAATTGGTAAAGCAATGAAAGAGATAACAAACACGACTGGCTTATTACCAGAACAACCATTTATCACAGTGAAATATCCAGTGTTCTCGACGGTAAAATTAGCAGGGCTTGACCCAATGCTTGGCCCAGAAATGAAGTCAACGGGTGAAGGAATTGCGATTGCTGATACGGTAGAGGCAGCTTTCTATAAGGCATTTAACTGGAATGAGCAGAAGCAAGGAAAGCAGAAAAACCAACTGTTTGTTGACCTAGAGGGTGCAGAGGATATGCTTCCATCTATAAAACAAGCAGTGGAACAATATAACTTAGACCTTGTTACGAAGGATTTCGAA
- a CDS encoding acetylornithine transaminase codes for MSHLFPTYKRFDIELVAGKGTNVTDADGKTYLDFISGIAVCNLGHCHPKVVSAIKEQADSLWHVSNLFPSKLQEKAAQMLTEASDGDAVFFCNSGAEANEAALKLARKHTQKSKVLTFKQSFHGRTFATMAATGQSKIHEGFGPNLQEFVYLPYNNIEALEQTIDDKTAAVMLEVIQGEGGVNPAEEAFLQTAEKLCQQHGALLIIDEVQTGIGRTGKPFAYQHYGISPDIVTSAKGLGSGFPVGAMIGKAHLKESFGAGVHGSTFAGNFLAMSAVTATLEEIFQDSFLSDVTEKGDYLKSSLQKALKDVKEVNTIRGKGLMLGIECKEEVAGYLAEMREKGLLALPAGPNVIRLLPPLTVTVEEIDRAVEILAKTLQVQQISAT; via the coding sequence ATGAGTCATTTATTTCCAACATATAAGCGTTTTGACATTGAATTAGTTGCTGGGAAAGGAACTAATGTGACAGATGCTGATGGAAAGACGTATTTAGATTTTATTTCTGGCATTGCCGTTTGTAATCTTGGCCATTGTCATCCAAAGGTTGTAAGCGCGATAAAGGAACAGGCTGATTCGCTCTGGCATGTGTCGAATTTATTTCCAAGTAAGTTGCAAGAGAAAGCGGCTCAAATGCTAACTGAAGCCTCAGATGGGGATGCGGTCTTCTTCTGTAACAGTGGGGCTGAAGCAAATGAAGCAGCATTGAAACTGGCAAGAAAGCATACACAAAAATCAAAAGTACTGACTTTCAAGCAATCATTTCATGGGCGTACATTTGCAACAATGGCTGCCACAGGCCAAAGCAAAATTCATGAAGGGTTTGGACCGAATCTACAAGAGTTCGTGTACCTTCCATATAACAATATAGAAGCATTAGAGCAGACAATTGATGATAAGACGGCAGCTGTTATGCTTGAAGTGATTCAAGGTGAAGGTGGCGTTAATCCGGCAGAAGAGGCATTCTTACAAACAGCTGAAAAGCTTTGTCAGCAGCATGGGGCGCTGTTAATCATTGATGAAGTTCAGACAGGGATCGGACGAACAGGTAAACCATTTGCCTATCAGCACTACGGTATTTCACCAGATATTGTAACAAGTGCAAAAGGATTAGGAAGCGGATTTCCTGTCGGGGCGATGATTGGAAAAGCACATTTGAAAGAGAGCTTCGGTGCAGGTGTACATGGTTCAACATTTGCTGGTAATTTCCTTGCAATGAGCGCAGTAACAGCAACATTGGAAGAAATCTTTCAAGACAGTTTTCTAAGTGATGTAACAGAAAAGGGAGATTATTTGAAATCCTCTCTTCAGAAAGCTTTAAAAGATGTAAAAGAAGTGAACACAATTCGCGGCAAAGGTCTTATGCTCGGTATTGAGTGTAAGGAAGAAGTTGCAGGTTATCTTGCCGAAATGAGAGAAAAAGGCTTACTTGCATTACCAGCAGGTCCCAATGTCATTCGCTTATTACCGCCTTTAACAGTGACGGTTGAAGAAATAGATAGAGCAGTAGAAATACTGGCAAAAACCCTTCAAGTACAGCAAATATCAGCGACTTAA
- the argJ gene encoding bifunctional ornithine acetyltransferase/N-acetylglutamate synthase, whose amino-acid sequence MESTAKAELQIEKVTDGTITSPKGFMADGLHAGLKKEGKKDLGVIVSEVPAKAAAVYTMNHFQAAPLKVTQESLATEGKIQAVICNSGNANACTGKEGMQHAYTMRKATADMLSIPEHYVAVASTGVIGEQLPIETITNGISKLAPTNDVASGLHFNQAILTTDLTEKQACFQTIIDGELVTIAAAAKGSGMIHPNMATMLGFLTTDAEVEQASLQTALRQVVNETFNCITVDGDTSTNDTVLVMANGKAENTPLDEDHPEWEKFYTALKMTCEEMAKAIAFDGEGATKLIEVQVEGAETNEDASIIAKRIVGSSLVKTMVYGADANWGRIICAVGYSEAQVDPNVIDVYLGTVQMLKEGQPIPYSEEEATASLKQDEVFIKVDLNIGDGKAKAWGCDLTYDYVKINASYRT is encoded by the coding sequence TTGGAAAGCACAGCAAAAGCAGAGCTTCAAATTGAAAAGGTTACAGACGGAACAATTACAAGTCCAAAGGGTTTTATGGCAGATGGACTACATGCAGGGTTAAAGAAAGAAGGCAAAAAAGATTTAGGTGTCATTGTAAGTGAAGTGCCTGCTAAAGCAGCAGCTGTGTATACGATGAATCATTTTCAAGCAGCACCGCTTAAAGTGACCCAAGAAAGTCTTGCAACAGAAGGGAAAATTCAAGCTGTTATTTGTAATAGTGGAAATGCAAACGCATGTACAGGTAAGGAAGGGATGCAGCATGCTTATACAATGCGAAAAGCAACAGCTGACATGCTTTCTATCCCAGAACACTATGTAGCAGTCGCTTCTACAGGAGTTATCGGTGAACAACTTCCGATTGAGACGATTACAAACGGAATTTCAAAGCTAGCTCCAACGAATGACGTAGCAAGTGGCTTGCATTTTAACCAAGCTATCCTTACGACAGACTTAACTGAAAAGCAAGCTTGCTTTCAAACAATCATTGATGGAGAATTGGTTACAATCGCAGCAGCAGCAAAAGGCTCAGGGATGATTCACCCGAACATGGCGACGATGCTAGGCTTTCTAACTACAGATGCGGAAGTAGAGCAAGCAAGCTTGCAGACAGCGCTACGCCAAGTCGTTAATGAAACATTTAACTGTATAACAGTGGATGGGGATACATCTACAAATGACACGGTACTTGTGATGGCAAATGGAAAAGCGGAGAACACGCCATTAGATGAAGACCACCCTGAATGGGAGAAATTCTACACTGCTTTGAAAATGACATGTGAAGAGATGGCAAAGGCGATTGCTTTTGACGGTGAAGGTGCGACAAAGTTGATTGAAGTACAAGTAGAGGGTGCAGAAACAAATGAAGATGCATCGATTATCGCAAAACGAATTGTCGGCTCATCACTTGTAAAAACAATGGTATATGGTGCTGATGCAAACTGGGGACGCATTATTTGTGCAGTCGGATATAGTGAAGCACAGGTTGATCCGAATGTCATTGATGTCTATCTCGGCACAGTACAAATGCTTAAAGAAGGTCAGCCAATCCCATATTCAGAAGAAGAAGCGACAGCGTCTTTAAAGCAAGATGAGGTATTCATTAAAGTAGACTTAAATATCGGAGACGGTAAAGCAAAAGCATGGGGCTGCGATCTCACATATGATTACGTAAAAATTAATGCGAGTTATCGAACGTAA